In Carassius gibelio isolate Cgi1373 ecotype wild population from Czech Republic chromosome B4, carGib1.2-hapl.c, whole genome shotgun sequence, one DNA window encodes the following:
- the LOC127956749 gene encoding sulfotransferase 4A1-like — protein MAESEVDTPSTPIEYESKYFEYHGVRLPPFCRGKMDEIANFSLRSSDIWIVTYPKSGTSLLQEVVYLVSQGADPDEIGLMNIDEQLPVLEYPQPGLEIIQELTSPRLIKSHLPYRFLPTAMHNGEGKVIYMARNPKDLVVSYYQFHRSLRTMSYRGTFQEFCRRFMNDKLGYGSWFEHVQEFWDHRMDSNVLFLKYEDMYKDLGTLVEQLARFLGISCDKAQLESMVESCNQLIEQCSNSEALSICRGRVGLWKDIFTVSMNEKFDAVYRQKMAKSDLTFDFTL, from the exons ATGGCGGAAAGCGAGGTGGACACGCCGAGCACCCCGATTGAATACGAGAGCAAATACTTCGAGTATCATGGAGTTCGACTCCCTCCTTTCTGCAGGGGCAAGATGGACGAGATCGCCAACTTTTCGTTAAGAAGTAGCGACATATGGATCGTTACATACCCCAAATCAG GTACGAGTTTGTTACAGGAGGTGGTGTATCTGGTGAGTCAGGGTGCCGACCCAGATGAGATCGGGCTCATGAATATTGATGAGCAGCTTCCTGTGTTGGAATATCCACAGCCGGGTCTGGAGATCATCCAG GAACTGACCTCGCCTCGTCTGATCAAAAGCCACCTGCCGTATCGTTTCCTGCCCACAGCCATGCACAATGGAGAAGGCAAG GTGATCTACATGGCCAGGAACCCTAAAGACCTGGTGGTGTCCTACTACCAGTTCCATCGCTCTTTACGAACCATGAGCTACCGGGGAACGTTCCAGGAGTTCTGCAGGCGATTTATGAACGACAAGT TGGGATACGGCTCCTGGTTTGAGCATGTTCAGGAGTTCTGGGACCATCGCATGGACTCTAATGTTCTCTTCTTGAAATATGAAGATATGTACAAG GATCTGGGGACCCTGGTGGAGCAGCTGGCTCGCTTTCTGGGCATTTCGTGTGATAAAGCCCAGCTGGAGAGCATGGTGGAGAGCTGTAACCAACTCATCGAGCAGTGCAGCAACTCTGAGGCCTTGTCCATCTGCCGGG GTCGTGTTGGGCTTTGGAAGGACATTTTCACTGTGTCCATGAATGAAAAGTTTGATGCTGTTTACCGACAGAAGATGGCAAAGTCTGACCTGACCTTTGACTTTACCCTGTGA